Proteins encoded together in one Chloroflexota bacterium window:
- a CDS encoding response regulator translates to MARAWAKTIDILLVEDNPGDVRLMLEALKESKIRNNIFVVEDGVEAMDFLLRKGKYVNSPRPDLILLDLNLPRKSGREVLAEIKSDASLRRIPVVVVTVSRDEEDILKAYDLYANCYITKPIDFNQFIKITKSIEEFWLEIVKLPPK, encoded by the coding sequence ATGGCTAGAGCGTGGGCTAAGACAATAGATATCTTGCTTGTGGAAGACAACCCGGGTGATGTACGTCTCATGCTAGAAGCCCTCAAGGAAAGCAAAATACGCAATAACATCTTCGTCGTTGAAGACGGTGTCGAGGCTATGGATTTCCTGCTCCGTAAGGGCAAGTATGTAAACTCACCCCGGCCGGACTTGATTCTTCTGGACCTCAACCTACCGCGGAAAAGCGGCCGTGAGGTCCTAGCTGAGATCAAGTCCGACGCCAGCCTGAGGCGAATCCCGGTAGTGGTAGTGACAGTGTCAAGAGACGAGGAGGATATTCTCAAGGCATACGACCTGTATGCGAATTGCTATATTACCAAGCCCATCGATTTCAATCAGTTCATCAAAATTACGAAGTCGATTGAAGAGTTCTGGCTTGAAATAGTCAAGTTGCCACCAAAGTAA
- a CDS encoding PAS domain S-box protein, translating into MRTEELREANRMLQAEIVDRKRAEEAVKAERQQFNHVLETLPAYVLLLTPDYHVPFANRFFRERFGESHGRRCFEYLFGRNEPCEVCETYKVLETMTPLEWEWTGPDGRNYYVYDFPFIDTDGSTLIMETGIDITEQKQAQAGLRQARDELEVRVQERTKDLEESQMRYRSLFEKSPYGILVVGPDTVKIIESNDMAAAQLGYSPDEFAQLTIHDIEALETAAETALHVQKMLETGEDHFESKHRSKWGEIRDVEVITKVIQLPGKSVILAILNDITQRKQAEEKVKRAAEEWQTTFDSITDMVSILDKDFKIIRANRAFADAVKIRPEELSGRCCYAVVHGMGCPVEGCPHKETLKTRRTVTREIFEPNLGIHLEVTASPLLNETGEVWASVHIARDITERKKAEQTLKEGQQDLNRAQAVARTGSWRLDIRRNELLWSDETYRMFGIPKGTPLTYETFLSIVHPDDRDLVDRTWTAALKGGPYDIDHRIVVGTEVKWVREKAELEVDEQGVVKGGFGTVQDITESKQAEEALRNITAELTRSNTELEQFAYVASHDLQEPLRMVSSYVQLIADRYKGKLDQDADDFIRYAHDGALRMHRLINDLLAYSRVGTRGGTFEQVNLEVVLTQALSNIEVAINETNAITTYDPLPVVWGDAGQLIQLFQNLIDNAIKFHSEEAPRIHVSSRLRGSEWVLSVRDNGVGIAPEYFDRIFLLFQRLHPREKYSGTGIGLAICKRIVERHGGQIWVESRSGEGSTFCFTLPGISSKE; encoded by the coding sequence ATGAGAACTGAAGAGCTCAGGGAAGCCAACAGGATGCTTCAGGCTGAGATAGTCGACCGCAAGCGAGCCGAGGAAGCCGTGAAGGCCGAGCGACAGCAGTTCAATCACGTGCTGGAGACTTTGCCAGCTTACGTCCTGCTACTGACCCCGGACTACCACGTTCCTTTTGCCAACCGCTTCTTTCGGGAGCGTTTCGGCGAGTCCCACGGCCGCCGCTGTTTTGAGTACCTATTTGGGCGCAATGAGCCCTGTGAGGTTTGCGAAACATACAAAGTCCTGGAAACCATGACTCCCCTTGAGTGGGAGTGGACCGGCCCCGATGGCCGCAATTACTATGTCTATGACTTTCCCTTCATCGATACGGACGGCTCCACTCTTATCATGGAAACAGGCATCGATATCACCGAGCAGAAGCAGGCACAGGCGGGGCTGCGCCAGGCGCGGGATGAGTTGGAGGTACGCGTTCAGGAGCGCACCAAAGACCTGGAAGAATCTCAGATGCGTTATCGCAGCCTCTTTGAGAAATCACCCTACGGCATTCTAGTCGTAGGTCCCGATACTGTGAAGATTATCGAGTCCAACGATATGGCTGCCGCGCAGCTTGGCTATTCACCTGATGAGTTCGCTCAACTGACCATCCACGATATCGAGGCCCTTGAGACCGCTGCCGAAACGGCTCTGCATGTCCAGAAAATGCTCGAAACTGGAGAGGACCACTTTGAGAGCAAACATCGTTCCAAGTGGGGTGAGATCCGTGATGTTGAGGTTATCACCAAAGTCATTCAGTTGCCGGGAAAATCTGTTATATTGGCAATACTAAATGATATAACCCAGCGCAAGCAGGCAGAGGAAAAGGTGAAGCGGGCTGCCGAGGAATGGCAGACAACCTTTGATTCGATTACTGACATGGTCTCTATTCTGGATAAGGACTTCAAGATCATCAGGGCTAACAGGGCTTTTGCAGATGCCGTTAAGATAAGGCCAGAGGAATTGAGCGGCAGATGCTGCTACGCTGTTGTGCACGGCATGGGCTGCCCTGTCGAAGGCTGCCCTCACAAGGAGACGCTGAAAACCCGAAGGACTGTTACCAGGGAGATATTTGAACCGAATCTCGGGATTCATCTTGAGGTGACTGCGTCCCCCCTTCTCAATGAGACTGGAGAAGTGTGGGCGTCGGTTCATATAGCCAGAGACATCACTGAGCGCAAGAAAGCTGAGCAGACCCTAAAAGAGGGCCAGCAAGACTTGAACCGCGCTCAGGCGGTAGCCAGGACGGGAAGCTGGCGGCTGGATATCCGGCGCAACGAGCTTTTATGGTCGGACGAGACCTACCGCATGTTTGGCATCCCAAAAGGAACACCCCTGACTTACGAGACGTTCCTCTCCATTGTGCACCCGGACGACAGAGATCTCGTTGATCGGACGTGGACGGCAGCGCTTAAGGGCGGGCCTTACGATATTGACCACCGCATCGTGGTAGGCACGGAGGTAAAGTGGGTCCGCGAGAAGGCGGAGTTGGAGGTCGACGAGCAGGGGGTGGTCAAGGGTGGATTCGGAACCGTCCAGGATATCACCGAGAGCAAGCAGGCCGAGGAGGCGCTCCGGAATATTACGGCAGAGTTAACCCGATCCAACACTGAACTGGAACAATTCGCCTATGTCGCCTCTCACGACTTGCAGGAACCGTTGCGGATGGTGTCCAGCTATGTTCAACTGATAGCCGATCGGTACAAGGGAAAACTCGACCAGGATGCCGATGACTTCATCAGATACGCTCACGACGGCGCTCTCAGGATGCATAGGTTGATCAATGATTTGTTAGCTTATTCGCGCGTTGGGACTCGTGGAGGAACCTTCGAACAGGTAAACCTTGAGGTCGTTCTGACACAGGCCCTCAGCAACATTGAGGTAGCTATCAACGAAACAAATGCCATCACTACGTATGATCCCCTCCCGGTTGTCTGGGGAGATGCTGGGCAGCTAATCCAGCTCTTCCAGAATCTGATTGATAACGCCATCAAGTTCCATAGTGAAGAAGCACCACGTATTCACGTGTCCAGTAGGCTTCGGGGAAGCGAATGGGTATTGTCTGTGCGCGATAACGGAGTGGGTATTGCTCCAGAGTACTTCGACCGGATATTCCTGCTTTTTCAAAGGCTGCATCCCAGGGAGAAGTATTCTGGCACAGGGATTGGCCTGGCCATCTGCAAGCGAATAGTGGAGCGGCATGGTGGCCAGATATGGGTAGAATCTAGATCAGGTGAGGGATCGACCTTCTGTTTCACCCTTCCGGGCATATCTTCAAAGGAGTGA